Genomic window (Vicinamibacterales bacterium):
GCGGCGCGGCGGTGTCGGACGCCGGGGCCGTGGACCCGGCGGGCGCCGGCGGGCGGGCCGTGGCGCAGCCGGCTCCGAACGAAACGGCGACTCCGAGCGCGACGGCGCGGAGCCGCCGCGGGATCATGGCTTCTTCTCGGGCGTGGCTGCCGCGCCGGCCGCGGTCGGCGGCGGCGTGGGCGCCGGCGGCGCGAGCACGTCGTCGATCGCTTTCGTCACTTCCTCGATCGCGGGCGCCGTGAGCCGCATGGCGCCGGTCTCGTCCGGCCGGCTGCCGAAGTGGTCGGTGCCGGCGCGTCCGATGCTGGCCTCCTCCTTCTTGTCCTCGTCGAACTCGACGCTGACCTTCAGGATGGGCGTGGCGGCGGCCGGCGCCGCGCTCACGAAGCCGTCGGCCCGCAGGTTCGACAGCTTGGCGAGCATGTCTTCCATCTTCGAGGGGTCGGCATCGCGCGTGGAGCCGCCGGCGGTCAGCGTCCACTTGTCGGGCGTGTTCTCGGCGCCCTTCTCCTTCTTCAGCGTGATGGTCTCGGCGCCGCGCGTCAGCACGAGCTGGCGGGCCGAGAACGCCCGAAAGTCGAAGAGCTCCTGCTTGCGGTAGTCGTCCGCGCCCTTGGCCGCGTCACCCGCGAGCGTGTTGTCGACCGTGAACACCAGCGGCCGCGAGAGGTCGCGCGCGTAGGTCTTGCCGTCGGCCTCGGCGCCCACGGCCAGCGTCGCGCTGCTGGAACCCGTCTTCACGACGACGGTCGAGACGGGCGTGTCGAGCCCGTACTTCTCGAGGTCGTCGGCGCTCGTCGCCTCGATGCCCGACATGGTGGCCGTGGAGAGGCGCGTGAGCAGACCCTCGATCGCGCCGTAGTCGCCGCGGGCCGTCGACGGTGCGGTCACGCGCCAGTCCGAGTTCGACCGCGTCAGCACCGTCGTGCCCTTCGCGTTGGTGATCTCGAGGCCGTCGGCCTTGTCGCGCTCGAAGTGCAGGACGCGCCGGTCGCGGAGCTCGAAGGTGGACCGGGAGAGGTTCGTCTCGACGAAGGTGGACACCAGGACCACCCGCCCGCCGTCATCCTTCACCGCGTAGAGGTCGCTGCCGGTCGGCGTCTGGTCGCCCAGGCGGATCCGACCCGTGACGCCGCCCTTGGCGGTGAAGGTGATGTCGGCCTTGGGCGACGAGAGCCCGTACTGCGCCAGGTCCGTGGCCTTCGGATCCACTTCGCGGTTGATCTCCAGCCCGGTGAGACTCCCCAGCAGCGACGTCACGTCGCTCTGGTCGGCGTCGGTGGCCACCGGCTCCACCAGGCGCCACGTGCCGTCGGTCTTCTTCAGCACCGTGGTGTCGCCCTTGGCCACGACCCGCAGCTCCTCCACGTCATCGGCGGCGACGGTGAAGAGCTTCTCCTTGGCCTCCGTGTCCGGACGGCCCGAGTCGACGAAGTAGATGTAGGCGCCGAGCCCGGCGGCCACGGCGACGAGCCCGATCGTGGACCACAGTCCGCGCATGGCCTACCGCCTCCGCCACCAGGTGTAGATGCCGAGCCCGAACACCGTCGCCGGGATGAGGAAGATCGACAGGATCATCATCCGGTTCAGTTGATCCGCCGTCATCGTGAGTCGCCGGTCCTCGGGCGACCGCGCCCGGACCGCGATGAGCCCTTCCTGCTGCGACAGCCAGCCGAGCGAGTTCATGAAGAGGTCGCGGTTGCCCTGGATGCCGAGGCCGTAGTTGGCGGCGAAGTCCGAGTCGCCGTACACCACCACTCGCGTCTCGGGCTTCGGCGGCTCGGGCGTGTCGGTGGGAACGGGCGCGGGCGGCGTCGCCGGCTGGCCGGGCAGGGGCGCCGAGACCGCGGCCGCGAGCACGATGGGTCCCTGGCGATCGCCCTTGCTCTCGTCCAGCGAGACCTCCGTGCCCGACGACAGGCTCGCGACGTCCTTCTCGGCCCAGCTGCGCGGGCTGGTCTCGACGAACGCCTGCGCGGTGTGCCCGTCCGCGGGCGTCGTCGTGAGCGAGCGGGCCAGCGGGAAGGCCGTCATCAGGTTGAAGCGGTCCGTGATGGCGTGGGTCGGATAGCTGGCGGCCACCGGCACGGTGGGGCCCGCGCCGAAGATCTGCCCCACGCCCGAGGCGTCGACCACGACGTCGTCGCCCACCTCGATGCCCCAGGTCTTGAGGAAGCCCGTCAGGTTCGGCAGCGTCGGTGCGCCGGGCTTGTCGGGCGGATCCAGCATCACCATCAGCTTGCCGCCCTTGTCGAGATAGGCCTTCAGGGCGTCGATCTCAGCGGGGAAGAAATCGGTCACGGGTCCGGCCACGACGACGGCCGTGGCTCCGTCGGGCACGGCCGGGGACTGCGCCAGCACGAGCTTTTCGAAGGCGTAGTTGTCGCCCTTCAGCGCATCGGCGACGCCGCTGTAGCCGAGCCGATCGGTGGCGGCCGGATCCTTCTCGCCGTGTCCCTGCGTGAAGTACACCTTGCGTTCCTCGCCGGTCGTGGCCTTGATGAACGCGTTGGTGATGTCCTGCTCGTCGAGCTGCGTGATCCGCTCGACCCGGCCCTTGTATTCGAGCACCATCGTGCCCGGCTGCGTCACGTTGGCGGCCTTCGCCAACGCCGGCTGACGGTCGATGTCCACGTACTCGAGCGACAACTGCTTGTTCTGGTACTGGTACTCCTCGAGCCGGTCCTTGAAGCGATCGAAATTCGCCGCCTGATCGAAGACCGTGATCTTCGCCGGCGCGTCCAGGCCCTGGATGACCTTCAGCGTCTGGTCCGAGAGGCTGAAGATCTGGTTCGCCGTGAGGTCCCACCGCTTGTTCTGGCGGACGCCGAGGTAGTTGATCGCCGCGAGGATGGCCAGCATGGCGAGCACGCTCACGACCGACATCGTGCCCATCCGCGTCTGGCGGGCGTTGGCGCCGGTGGCCGACTCGCGCCACTGGGCCAGGAGGTACACCAGGATGAAGGCCAGGCCGGCCCAGGCCGCGTAGGTGCGGTACTGATCCCATTCCGGCTTGAGGAAGCGCAGCGCCAGCGCCACGACCACGAGGGCCGTGCCGATCCATCCCACGATTGCCGAGATTCGAGTCGCCATCAGCCTCGCCACCGTTCGCTGTCCACGGACTTGGCCGTGAGGAAGAGTCCGAACACGATGAAGCTCGCGTAGTAGACGAGGTGCTTCGTGTCGATGATGCCGCGGGCGAAGTCGTCCAGGTGATCGGTGATCGACAGGTGCGACACGATCGCCTGGCCGGTCGGCCCCAGCGACTGCCCGATCCAGTTGACCACCCAGAGCAGCAGGAAGACCGCGAAGGTCACCATGCCCGCCACGATCTGGTTCTTCGTGAGGCTCGAGATGAGGAGGCCCGCCGAGATGAAGCAGCCGCCCATCAGCAGGAGGCCCAGGTAGCCCGTCGCCACCGGCTTCCACTCCGGCTGCCCGTAGACGAACAGGAAGCCGACGTGGATGAGCGTCACCGCCAGCATCACGCCGTAGAGGGCCATCGCGCCCAGGAACTTGCCCAGGATGATCTGCATGTCCGTGAGCGGGGAGGTGAGCAGCAGCTCCATCGTGCCCGAGCGCTTCTCCTCCGCGTAGGTGCGCATCGTGATCATGGGCATGACGAACAGCACGATGACGCTCACGTTCATGAACACGGGACCGATGAGCATCTGGTTGATGTTCATCGTCATCCCCATGCCCGGCTGGACCTGCATGCTCTGGCGGTCGAAGTACCAGAGCAGCGTGTAGAAGAAGTAGCCGTACAGGAGGGCGAAGAAGCCGATGACCACGTAGGCGATCGGCGAGGCGAAGTACGCCTGCACCTCCTTGCGCGCGATCGTCAGGATGTTACGCATGGTCGCCCTCCGTGGACGCCTCGGCGTCCGGCCCCGGGGAGGCGGGGCCCTCCGAAGCGCTGGCGCCGGCGTCCGCGTCTTCCGTCGTCAGGCTCAGGAAGATGTCCTCGAGGCTCATCCGCATCGGCCGCAGCTCGAGCAGCCCCCAGCCGCTCGTGACGACGGCTGCCGCCAGCTCCCGCCGCACGTCGCGTCCGTGGTCGCTCTCGACTTCGGCCGACACGAGGCCGTGCTCGTTCACGTCCGCCTTCACGCGCGTCACGCCTGGCACCGACGACAGCGCCGGCACGACGTCCGCGCCGGGGGCGGCGATCTGGAGGTACATCGTCTCGCTGCCGCGGAGCCGCGCCGTGAGGTTGTCCGGCGTGTCCACGGCCACCACCTTGCCCTTGGCGATGATGACCACGCGCTGGCACGTCTGCGAGACTTCCGGCAGGATGTGAGTGCTGAGGACGACCGTGTGACTCCCGCCGAGTTCCTTGATGAGCTGACGCGCCTCGATGATCTGCTTGGGATCCAGGCCCGCCGTCGGCTCGTCGAGCACCAGCACGTCCGGGTTGTGCACGAGGGCCTGCGCCAGGCCCACGCGCTGCTTGTAGCCCTTCGAGAGCTTCCCGCAGTGGCGCGAGGCCATGTCGGCGATGTGCGTCTTCCGCATCACCTCGTCCACGCGGCCGCTGACCTCGCGCGACGGCACGCCCTTGATGCGTGCGACGAAGGTCACGTAGTCGCGCACCGTCATGTCGGGATAGAGCGGCGGCGTCTCGGGGAGGTAGCCCGTGTGCTTCTTCGCTTCGATCGGGGAGGCGAACACGTCGTGGCCGGCGACCGTCACCGTGCCCTGCGTGGCCGGCATGTAGCCGGTGATGATCCGCATCGTCGTGGTCTTGCCTGCGCCGTTCGGACCGAGGAAGCCCAGAATTTCACCGGCGCCGACGCTGAAGCTGACATCGTCGACGGCCGTGAACGGGCCGTAGCGTTTGCTGAGGTGTTGCACCTCGATCACGGTGGTTGTCCTCCGGCGTACTGTAGATGGAGTCTGGCGTCTAACCTGTCTAGACTGTAAGCTTTAGACGGGCTGCAGTTGAGCTGCGACAGCCCCCGATCCTAATCGAAGCCCCGGACGAGCGGCAAGCGCCGGCGGGGGCCGGAGGAGGCCAGTGAAGCGGGTCGTCGTCGGGATCGTGGTGCTCGCCGTCATCGCCGCCGGAGCCGCCTGGTGGTGGCTGCGCGCCTCCGTGCCTACATATGACGCCGAGTGGCGGCTCGCCGGTCTGGCCGGTCCCGTCGAGGTGCTGTCCGACGCGTACGGCGTGCCGCACGTCTATGCGCGCGACGCCGGCGACGCGTGGCTCGTCGCCGGCGCCTTGCACGCACGCGATCGGCGGTGGCAGATGGAGCTCTACCGTCGCGCCGCGTACGGCCGCCTGTCGGAGATGCTCGGGTCCGCGACGCTCCCGATCGATCGCCGCATGCTCACACTGGGTATCCGCGCGGCGGCGCAGGCCGAGTTCGCGCGTCTCGGATCGGCCGCGAAGTCGGCGCTCGTGCGCTATGCGGAGGGCGTGAACGCGGTGACGGGCGCGCAGGTGGGCCGCCTGCGCGCGCCGGAGTTCCAGCTGCTTGGCGTGACCCCGGACCCGTGGCGCCCCGAAGACTCGCTCGCGATTGGCAGGCTGCTCGCCTTCCGCCTGGCCGAGAACCAGGGCGCGGAGCTCGTGCGCCACGCGCTCACCGCCGCCATCGGCGCCGCCGCCGCGACGCGGCTCACCGGTGCGTACCCCGACGCCGGGCCCACCGTGCTCGGCGAGCTCGCCGAGACCGCCGTGCCCGTCGAGGCCGCGCCGCCTCCCTCGCCGCCCCCGGCCGCTCCTGCCACGCCGTCGCCGGACAGCGGCGCCGTGGCCCGATTCACCTATCCCCCGGGGCTCGAGTGGCTCGATCCCACGGCCCCGCGCGGCAACAGCAACGCGTGGGTCGTGTCAGGCGCGCGCACGGCCACGGGGCGGCCGATGCTCGCCAACGACCCGCACCTCCTCATCGAGATGCCGTCCGTCTGGTACGAGCTGCACCTCGTGGCCGCGGGGCTCGACGTGCAGGGCGTGTCGGTGCCGGGCACGCCCTTCGTCGCAATCGGCCACAACGCCCGGATCGCCTGGGGCTTCACCAACAGCGGCGCCGACGTGCAGGACCTCGCGCTCGCGACCTTCGATCTGGCGGCACGCCGGGTCCGAGGGGCGGGAGGGTGGGAGCCCGTGGACGTCGAGACCGTCCAGATTGCCGTGAAAGGACGGTCGACGCCCGAGCCGTTCGAAGTCTGGCGCACCCGCGGCGGCGTGGTCTTCGCCGACGAGTCGCTGGACTGGGAGGCGCCGCCGGCGTGGCTCTCGCCCGATGCCCCGCGCGAAGGCCAGCAGCGCGCGTTCGTCCTGCGATGGGCGGGTTTCGATGGCGGCTATGGCGATGCGTTCGAGGCCCTGAACCGGGCGTCGAGCTGGGTCGAGTTCCAGGGCGCGCTCGACCAGCTGTCGGCGCTCTCGCAGAACGCGCTGTACGCGGACGTGGATGGCAACATCGGCTACATGCTCACGGGGGCGCTGCCGCGGCGGACCGCCGGCGACGGCAGCCGGCCCGAGGCCGGGGCCGCGGACTGGAACGGCACGATCGGCGGCCCCGGCGTCCTGCCGCGCGTGTTCAACCCGTCGCGAGGCTTCCTTGCGAGCTCGAACAACCCGGTGACCCGCGCCGCCGAGCCGCTCGTCACCAAGGACTGGGTGGCGCCGTACCGCGCCGCCCGTCTCACCGAAGTGCTCGCCTCCGCCGCGAGGTTCGACGTCCAGGCCGCCAGCGCCCTGCAGGCGGATCTGGTCAGCGGCGCTGCGAACGACGTCCTCCAGGGGGTCGACCCCGCGCTCGCCAGGGCCGCCCAGGGCGACGCCGATCCCCGCGCCGTGGCCGCGCTCGAGCGGCTGCGCGGCTGGAATCGGAAGGTGGACGGCAGCGAGGAGTCGGCGCTGTACGAGGCGTTCGAAGATCGCCTGTGGCGCCGGACGTTCTCGGACGACCTCCCCGAGCCGCTCTTCCGGCGGTTCTACCAGTGGGCGGGCGCGGAACGCCCGGCCGGTCTCTTCACGATTCTCGACGACCCCGGTGCGCGGTGGTGGGATGACATCGGCACCGTGGACCGGAAGGAGACGCGCGACGACATCTTCCTGCTGGCGGCGGCCGACGCGGCGGCGGACCTCGCCGCCCGGTCGTCCGGCGCGCGCGGCTGGGACCGCGTGCACGCCGCGACCTTCGCCCACGCGTTGTCGGCCGGCGGGCGGATCGCCGGCTGGTTCTTCAACAGGGGACCGGTGCCCGTCCCGGGCGACGGCACCACGGTGATGCGCATCAGCCATCGACGGCTGGCCGGGTTCGGGGCGTGGGAGCATCCGTCGTGGCGGCAGATCCTCGACGTCGGGGGCTGGGACGACTCCAAGGTGGTGCTCCCGACCGGCCAGTCGGGCCATCCGATGAGCGCCCACTACTTCGACCAGAATCCGCTCTGGCTGTCCGGCCAGTACCGCCCAGCCGCCTACTCGCGGGCCGCCGTGAACGGCATCGCGACCACTCGACAGATCCTGACCCCATAGCGCATCGCGGCCGGCCCGCGGCGACTTCGCCGGCGGCCGTCCGTGCGGGTGGTCCGTCTGCTATCCTGAACGTATGAGCAGGCGTTCATATATCGAGGCCGCCCCGCCCGTGGCCGTCGGCGCGCTGGCGCCGGAACCGCCCGCCGACGCCGGCGGTGCTCGAGTGCCCGAGCCGCCGGCCGACGCCGGCGGTGCTCGAGTGCCCGAGCCGCCGGCCGACGCCTGCGACGTCTTCCACATCGACCCCGCCAGGGTGGCGCGCCTCCGCCGTACGCTCATCGCGGCCCGGTCCGCCGAGGCGCTGGCCGACACCTTCAAGGTGCTCGGTGATCCCACGCGCGTGCGCGTCCTCGACGCGCTCTCCCACGGCGAGCTGTGCGTGTGCGACCTCGCGCAGCTGGTCGGGCTCAGCCAGTCGGCCACCTCCCACCAGCTTCGCCTGTTGCGCGCCATGCGCCTCGTGCGAAGCCGCCGCGCCGGCCGCATGGTGTTCTACACGCTGGACGACGCGCACATCGTGACGCTCTTCCGTCAGGGCCTGCGCCACGTGGAGGAGACCACCCGGGGCCAGGGGCGCCGGCCGTGACGACGGCGGCGACGCCCGTCTGCACGCGCTGCGCCATTCACGCCGAGTCGGTGTTCCGCGTGGCGGGCATGGACTGCGCGGAGGAGGCGGCGATCCTCGAGCGGCGCCTCACGCCGATGCCGGGGGTGGAGTCGCTGTCGGTCGACGTGGTGGGGCAGAAGATGCGCGTGGCGCACGACGCCGCCGTGGTCACGGCCTCGGCCATCGCCGACGCCGTGGCGCAGACCGGCATGCGCGCCTGGCTGGAGCACGAGCGGCCGGTGGACGTGCCGACGTCGGGAGACGGCCTCGCCCCTGTCGTCGTCGCCGGCGTGGCCATCGCCGCCGGCCTGGCACTGCAGGCGCTGGCGCCCGACCCGCGGTGGGGCTGGCCGGCGTTCGCGCTGGCGGTCGCGCTCGCCGGCCGGCAGCCGGCGGCCAAGGCGCTCGGCTCGATCCGTCGTCGATCCCTCGACATCCACGTGCTCATGCTCGTCGCCGTGGTCGGCGCACTCTCGCTCGGCGACTGGGCCGAGGCCGCCGCCGTCGTGTGGCTCTTCGCGGTCTCGCAGTGGCTCGAGGTCCGCACGATGGAGCGCGCCCGCGACGCCATCCGCGGTGTCATCACGCTCGCGCCCGCCGAAGCGGTCGTCCGACATGGAGGCCACGATCACGTGACGCCGGTGGACCTCGTGGCGCCGGGCACCATCATCGCGGTGGCGCCGGGAGGGAAGGTGCCCCTCGACGGAGTCGTCGTCGCCGGCCGCTCCGACGTGAACCAGGCGCCGATCACGGGCGAGTCGCTGCCCGTGCCGCGAACCATCGGCGACGAGGTCTTCGCCGGCACGATCAACGGGCAGGGCGCGCTCGACGTGCGCGTCACGCGCGCGGTGCGCGACACGACGCTCGCCCGCATCGTGCACCTCGTCGAGTCGGCGCAGGCCCAGCGCGCGCCGGCGCAGCAGCTCATCGACCGCTTCGCCCGGTGGTACACGCCCGTGGTCGTGGCCCTCGCCGCCGCGGTCTTCGTCGTTCCGGTGGCCTTCGGCGGCGGCGCCGCGGCGACCTGGGGCTACCGATCGCTCGTGCTCCTCGTCGTCGCGTGCCCATGCGCCCTCGTCATCTCGACGCCCGTGTCGATCGTGGCCGCGCTGGCCGTCGCGGCCCGGCACGGCGTCCTCGTGAAGGGCGGCCTCCACCTGGAGCGCCTGGCCGCCATCCGCGTGGTGGCGTTCGACAAGACGGGCACCCTCACCGCTGGAACTCCCCGAGTCGCGTCCGTGCAGTCCGTCGGGGCCGGCCCCGGGGACGACGCGCTCGGCGCCGCCGCGGCGGCCGAGTTGCGCGTCGGCCACCCGATCGCGCGGGCGGTGGTGGACGCCGTGCGCGATCGCGGAATCTGCGTGCCCACCGCCGAGGACGTGCGCGAATACCCCGGCCTGGGCGTCCAGGCCCGCGTGGACGGCCGGCGCGTCGTGGTCGGGAACGGCGCGTGGGCGATCGAGCACGGCGTCGATCCGGCCGTGGTGACAGACGCCGTGGATGAGCATGCCGGGCGCGGCGAGACGCCCGTCTTCGTGCTCGTCGACGGTGCCGTGCAGCTCGTCCTCGGCGTGGCCGATCGTCCGCGGGCCGTCGCCGCCGACGTCGTCAGGCTGCTGCGCGACCATGGCGTGGCGCACGTCGCGCTCCTGACGGGCGACACGCCCGGCGCCGCCTCGGCGCTCGCGCGGGCCACGGGCGTCACCGACGTTCGGGCCGGCCTGCTGCCGGGCGACAAGCTCAGGGCCGTGCGTGAGCTCAGGGACGCCCACGGGCCGATCGCCATGGTCGGCGACGGCGTGAACGACGCCCCGGCGCTCGCGGCCGCCGACGTGGGGATTGCGATGGGCGCCGTCGGCTCAGCGGCGGCGATCGAGGCGGCCGACGTCGCCCTGATGTCGGACGAGCTCCAGAAGCTGCCCTACGCGCTGCGCCTCAGCCGCGCCGCGCTGGCGAACGTCCGGACCAACATCGCGCTGTCGCTGGGCCTGAAGGTGGCCGTGCTCGTGCTGGCGGTGGCCGGCTGGTCGACGCTGTGGATGGCGATCCTGGCCGACACCGGCGCGTCGGTCGTGGTCGTGGCCAACGCGATGCGGCTGCTGCGCCACCAGTGAGCGCCGGCGGGGCGCACCCGAGGCCGCCGCACGCCCATCCCGGCGCTCAAGCCTGCGGCGTGGTGTCCCCGGCCGGGGCCTCGTCGCGGCGCCGCGGCTGGAAGAAGTGCGAGTCCACGAACTCGTCGATGGCCGCCTGGTCCGCGGGATCGACGCGGTCGAACTGCAGGCCCATTCCCGCCCGCTTGTCGCTCCAGCGCACGTGCGCGTCGATGTCGAAGTCCTTCTTCGACCCGGGGAGCCTGAAGCGCACGCGCACCTTGGTCATGGGCTCGAGCGGGCTGGTCGTACGGATGGCGATGCCCCCACGCGAGATGTTCAGCGACAGTGCGGCCGCGATGGTCGCTCCGACGTGATACGCCGCCGGAATGCCGAGCACCACGCGCGGGCTTCCGCGGCGGTTGAAGTTGTCGGGGAACAGGTGCGGCGCGAGCGACGGCAGGATGTGCTGCACCGCGCTGTATTCGTTCACGTAGCCCGCCACGCCCAGGGCGGCCAGTTCCCGCACCTCGTCGGCGCTCGAGACGGTGCCGCTGAATGCCAGAATGGGCAACCGGCCCTCGTCGAGCTTGCGGACCGTGCCGATGAGCTCAGCGCCCGAGCAGTGGGGGAGCCGTAGATCGATCACCAGCAAGTCCAGCCGCGCCAGGTCCGCGCGAACGCGGGCGAACAGCTCGGCGGCGCTCCGCACGGTGATCGCCCGATGTCCGGCGCCTTCCAGCGCCGCACGGAACCGATCCCGGATCGACGCGCTGTCGTCGGCGATCACCACGCATTTTGCGGATGCGGGAGTGGTGGACATACGATGTGTTTCGGGTCCGAGTTCGTTGCAGAATAGCTCAGGTTCCCCATATAATTCGAACACTTCTTCGCGCCCTTGCGCGTGGTGCCGCGTATCGTGCGCGGTGGCCCGCGGGAGGGCCGAAGTTGTTTCCGAGGAGTGATTCGCATGTCCGCGTATTGCCCCGAGTGCGACGCCGAGATCGACATCGACAGCGCCGACGCCGAGATCGGTGATGAACTGAGCTGCTCGGAGTGCGGATCGCTGCTGCGCGTCTCGAACGACTCGCCGCTCGAGCTCGAGTTCGCCGACGACGACGATCTCGACGACGACGATGACGACGACGAGGAAGAAGACGACGACGAGGAAGAGGAAGACGACCTCGACGACGACGACGAGTACGACGACGGGGACGGCGACGACGACTGACTTCGCTCCGCCGCCAGGCGGCGCCCGGCTGGCGGGCGGCGCCGACGACCAGCCCGGCCCCGGCGCGCGCGCGTGCGAGGCGCGGCTGGAAGCCGTGCTCTTGGAGCTGGGCTCCGTCGTGGTGGCGTTCAGCGGCGGGGTCGACAGTGCCTACCTGGCCGTCGTGGCCGCGCGCGTCCTCGGGGTTCGCGCCCTGGCCGTGACGGGCGACAGCCCGTCGCTGCCCGCCTATCAGCGCGAGCAGGCCGTGCGCGTCGCGCGTGAGTTCGGCCTCGCCCACGAGTTCGTCCAGACCCACGAACTCGATCGCGCCGCCTACCGGGCCAACGCCGGCGACCGCTGCTTCCACTGCAAGACCGAGCTGTACGGCACCCTGACCGCGATGGCGCGTGCCCGCGGGTTCTCCGCGGTCGTCGATGGCACCAACGCGGACGATCGCGGCGACTACCGGCCGGGCCGCACGGCCGCGCGCGCGCACGGCGTGCGAAGCCCCCTCGACGAGGTGGATCTCGGGAAGGACGACCTCCGGCGTCTGGCGCGGGCGTGCGGGCTCGGCATCTGGGACGCGCCGGCCGCGGCGTGCCTCTCGTCGCGGGTGCCTCACCACACCGAAGTGACGGCCGAGGTCCTCGGCCGGATCGAGCGCGCCGAGGACGCCCTCCGCGAACTCGGCTTCCGCGTGGTGCGCGTGCGCCATCACGGCCGGCTGGCCCGGCTCGAGTTCGGGCGCGACGAACTGCCGCGCGCCCTCGAGCCCGGTGTGGCCGCGGCGCTCGACGCCGCGGTGAAGGCGACCGGATACGACGAGGTCGCCGTCGACCCACGGGGCTACCGTCAGGGCAGCCTCAACGAGCCGCTCCTGCTCCGCCCCGTCACGTGAGCGCCGGGGCCCCTTCTCGCGGCGGCGCGCCGGCGCTGGTCGTCGTCGCCGCGATCCTCGCGCTCGTGGCCGCCGGGCACGTGAGCTCGCTCCCGTCCACCCTCGAAGACATCGACTCGGTGAACTTCGCGCTCGGCGTACGCGACTTCGACGTGGCCCGCCACAGGCCCCACCCGCCCGGGTACCCCGTCTACATTGCGCTCGGGAAGGCCGCGACGGCCGCGACGGGCGTCCTGTGGCCGGACGGCCGCGCGGACCGGGTCGAAGCGCGCGCGCTCGCCGCGCTGTCCTTCGCCGGCGGGCTGGTGCTGGTGTGGCTGATTGCCCGCGTGACGAGCCTCCTGTCGCCGGGCGGCGCCGAGCGCCTGGGTCGGCCTCCGCTGTCACGCCGGGCGCTCCTGGCGACGCTGCTCGCCGCGACGTGTCCGCTCACGTGGTACCTGACGGCGAGACCCATGAGCGACGTCCCCGGGCTGGCAGCGGCCCTCGGCTCGCTGGCGTGCCTCGGCCTTGCGTGGTGGCGCCAGCATCCCACGCCGGACGGTGACGGCCGCCTCGACCCTGCCGAGATGGCCGCGTCGGGCCGCATGATCGTCCTCGGCGCGCTCCTCGCCGGCTTCGCCATCGGCTTCCGGTCCCAGACGATGTGGATCACGACGCCGCTGCTCGTCGTGGTGCTGGCCGATCGCATCGGGCGGGGCGTGGCGGGCGCGCTGCTCGGGGCCGCCGTGGCCTTCACGGTGGGAGCGCTGGCCTGGGGCATCCCGCTGCTCGTGGCGAGCGGGGGACTCCAGGCGTACCTGGCCGCGCTCGGTACCCAGGCGGGGGAGGACTTCGCGGGCGTCGAGATGCTCTACCTCACCCCGACGCCCCGGCTCGCGGCGGCCGCGCTCATGCGCACCTTCGTGTGGCCGTGGGATCACGTCGGACTCGCGAGCGTGGTCCTTGCGCTGGCGGCCGCCGGCGTCCTGGTGCTGCTCGCGTCGGAGCGCAGGACGGCCACGGCCGTCGCCGCCATCAGCCTCCCGTACCTGGCCTTCCACCTCGCGTTCCACGACACGGTGTTCTCGCGCTACGCGCTGCCGCTCATCGTGCCGGTGACGTTCCTGGCGGCCACGGCCCTGAGCGCGCTCGGCCGGGCCGGCATCGTCGCGGCGCTGGGGATCGCCGCGTGGAGTCTCTCGATCGCGGTGCCCCAGCAGCGCGCGTACGCCGAGCGGGGTAGCCCGACCGCTCGGCTGTTCGATCAGGTGGCGGCCGAGGCGTCGGCGGCGGATCGGCCGACCCTCGGGATGCACCAGGCGCTCGAGCGGCCGCTCGAAGCGGAGCCCCGGGATCTCGGCCCGCGCCTGCCGGCGCCCCCGCGCCGCGAGTGGCTCGAACTG
Coding sequences:
- a CDS encoding DUF4340 domain-containing protein → MRGLWSTIGLVAVAAGLGAYIYFVDSGRPDTEAKEKLFTVAADDVEELRVVAKGDTTVLKKTDGTWRLVEPVATDADQSDVTSLLGSLTGLEINREVDPKATDLAQYGLSSPKADITFTAKGGVTGRIRLGDQTPTGSDLYAVKDDGGRVVLVSTFVETNLSRSTFELRDRRVLHFERDKADGLEITNAKGTTVLTRSNSDWRVTAPSTARGDYGAIEGLLTRLSTATMSGIEATSADDLEKYGLDTPVSTVVVKTGSSSATLAVGAEADGKTYARDLSRPLVFTVDNTLAGDAAKGADDYRKQELFDFRAFSARQLVLTRGAETITLKKEKGAENTPDKWTLTAGGSTRDADPSKMEDMLAKLSNLRADGFVSAAPAAATPILKVSVEFDEDKKEEASIGRAGTDHFGSRPDETGAMRLTAPAIEEVTKAIDDVLAPPAPTPPPTAAGAAATPEKKP
- a CDS encoding ABC transporter ATP-binding protein, encoding MIEVQHLSKRYGPFTAVDDVSFSVGAGEILGFLGPNGAGKTTTMRIITGYMPATQGTVTVAGHDVFASPIEAKKHTGYLPETPPLYPDMTVRDYVTFVARIKGVPSREVSGRVDEVMRKTHIADMASRHCGKLSKGYKQRVGLAQALVHNPDVLVLDEPTAGLDPKQIIEARQLIKELGGSHTVVLSTHILPEVSQTCQRVVIIAKGKVVAVDTPDNLTARLRGSETMYLQIAAPGADVVPALSSVPGVTRVKADVNEHGLVSAEVESDHGRDVRRELAAAVVTSGWGLLELRPMRMSLEDIFLSLTTEDADAGASASEGPASPGPDAEASTEGDHA
- a CDS encoding ABC transporter permease subunit; this translates as MRNILTIARKEVQAYFASPIAYVVIGFFALLYGYFFYTLLWYFDRQSMQVQPGMGMTMNINQMLIGPVFMNVSVIVLFVMPMITMRTYAEEKRSGTMELLLTSPLTDMQIILGKFLGAMALYGVMLAVTLIHVGFLFVYGQPEWKPVATGYLGLLLMGGCFISAGLLISSLTKNQIVAGMVTFAVFLLLWVVNWIGQSLGPTGQAIVSHLSITDHLDDFARGIIDTKHLVYYASFIVFGLFLTAKSVDSERWRG
- a CDS encoding Gldg family protein, which gives rise to MATRISAIVGWIGTALVVVALALRFLKPEWDQYRTYAAWAGLAFILVYLLAQWRESATGANARQTRMGTMSVVSVLAMLAILAAINYLGVRQNKRWDLTANQIFSLSDQTLKVIQGLDAPAKITVFDQAANFDRFKDRLEEYQYQNKQLSLEYVDIDRQPALAKAANVTQPGTMVLEYKGRVERITQLDEQDITNAFIKATTGEERKVYFTQGHGEKDPAATDRLGYSGVADALKGDNYAFEKLVLAQSPAVPDGATAVVVAGPVTDFFPAEIDALKAYLDKGGKLMVMLDPPDKPGAPTLPNLTGFLKTWGIEVGDDVVVDASGVGQIFGAGPTVPVAASYPTHAITDRFNLMTAFPLARSLTTTPADGHTAQAFVETSPRSWAEKDVASLSSGTEVSLDESKGDRQGPIVLAAAVSAPLPGQPATPPAPVPTDTPEPPKPETRVVVYGDSDFAANYGLGIQGNRDLFMNSLGWLSQQEGLIAVRARSPEDRRLTMTADQLNRMMILSIFLIPATVFGLGIYTWWRRR